The following nucleotide sequence is from Solidesulfovibrio carbinolicus.
CCCGGGGGTATGGAAGGCTGGCTTCTGTGCGATGGCCGCCCCGTCCCTGCCGAGTTTCCCGAACTTATTGCAATCATTGGGGAAACTCTCCCGAATCTGCCGGCTATCGACATGACCGCTTACGGTGGCTCGGGCCTGTCTTATGCTTACATTAACGCCACCCCCCTTATCCCTCTCGCGCAAAAGCAGTCAAACACCTGATTTCGTTTGACAAAATGCGCGTTTACATAGACAGCCCGGGGCTAACCACCCCGGGCCTTTTTTTATTCCAAGTCTCCGAAATTATTGGGTAATGACAGAATGACAAAATGACAAAAGGAAAGGGGGCCACGTGGCCCCCTTTTTCTTTGGTGTTTTCTTTTGTCGGCAGGCTAACTAGCTGTTTTTCTTGTCTAATCCAGCCAATCCCGGCCCCAGGAGGTTTTCGAAAGCCGCCCTGGACTTCCCGCCGGCCATGCCCTGGCCTTGGCCTTGGCCCTGATCCTGGCCGCTGGCCGCCGCACTGCCGGCGTCGGCGATGCCCTGGCCGAGGTCGCCACCGGCCGCCGGGGCTGGGCTGGTCGCTGTCCCGGCCGGCTTTGCGCCGCCGCCCTGGCCCAGGCCTTGGCCTTGGCCTTGGGCTTCGCCGAGGCCCGCATTGCCCATGATCCCCTCACCCGCCGCACCGGGGCGGGACGGGCTGGCGGGCTTGGCCGCCGCGCCACCGCCACCGCCACCGTTTTTCGGCCCACCGGCCGGCAATTGAGCCATCCCCGGCCCAATTTCCCCTTTTTTGCTCCCTGTTTTGTCTTCTTTCCCCGGCTCCTTTGGCAATTGCGGCCTAGGACCAGTTCCGAGCCGATTTGCGGCCATGTTGCCAAGACTTGTCACATGTCCCCCAAACATCGCAACTGCACGCCCGGATTGTTGATGCATATCGTTTTCGTCGCCCAAGCCTCCGCTTTGAGCACTTCCGATCCATTTCGACATCTGGGACGGCAAATAGCCGATGCCTTTGGTAAAAACGAGCACAATCAAGCCGTACATCGACGCAATGACGACAACTGTATAGACAAGGTTCGCGGTCAGCCCCATTTTGATGAATTCGCCATTTGAGACGAACCAAGCAGAAAACAGGACATAATACATGTGCCCGCACACACGGACGACGGCAATTGCAAAAACGGTTCCTAGAACGAGCAGGACCGGCCGAATTACAATATCAATCAACAAAAGATAGCCTTTTCGGGCCGCTTCGCCGGCAAACCCTTCCCCCTTTGGTAAAGCGTGGATACATGCCCAAAAAGGGGCCGCAACCAAGCTTTCCACGACAAGAAAAATCCACGTCACTAATGCCCGAATCCAATACAGAAATGGGGTTATTGGACAAATGTAAGCCAAAACGACGCCGCAAGTGACTAATGCGGCCCCGATCACGAACGCCGCGCTCGTAATCATCGACGAAACGCCCAGGATTCCATTTGCGCCTGGAATTTTGTCGGCGAAGCCGACAATCAGGCTAGCAACGCCGGAAAGTCCTGCTGTGCCAAATGCCGCATATCCCGCACTGATTAAGCGGTTTCCCATCGCTGCAATCACAACAAACGGGTCTTTTGACTCAAATTGCCTCAAAACCCCGGCCAAAATGCCAACATCGCCAATATCTCCACCGGCCATATCATTGCTCATAACGAGCTTTGATGCGATTTTTTCAATCCAGCCCTGTAAACCTCCCCCTTTTCCGTCTGCTTGCACTGATGCAGTGTATGAGTAGTTTTCGAGGATTTTGGATGAAAAATAGCCGGCAGAGTTGACAAATGCCGCAATTGCTGCGGGACTCCACCCCGCGTTCGCGATTCCGGTCCAAACCTGCCAACCGGCAGGCGAAAGCACTTTTTTGACAGCGCTGTTATCAATGACCGAAAATTCGGGATGGACTAACAAAAGGTCGTCTGCATCTCTTTGAAGCGACGCGACCGAAAAATTGTATAACCCGGCCCCAAACCACCCTTTTTTCGTCGTTGTTCCGTCAAAATCAAGTGCTTTCTTGACTTTGGCTTGCCAATCCGCGTTGTTTGACAAATAAGCTGAAGCGGCCTCTTTTGTCGTTTCCGTGACGTTTGTAACGTACTCCTTGATTAAATCTTTATAATTTTTGGCAGACGTGCTGCCCCGGGTGATTTTGACGATAGAAGCAAGCGCATTGTCAGACTCAATGTATTGACTCGCGATGCCCCGCATTCCTTCCCACAGCGTTTCTGCTGCTGCAATACGCGCATCCGCAATTTGCCGTTGAAGAGAAGATTTTTCGTCATCCCCGGCGGGATAAGCATAGGAAACGCTCCCAAGCATCCCTTTGTCAGTCCCTTGAATGCTTCGAGCATAAAGCGAAATTCTGTTGTCCTTTTTTTCGACAACATAGTATTTTGAGGCCCTGATAATTGTTTCGCTTGTTTCGGGGGTTGTTTCCCAATACGAACTTCTTTGCAGTTCGTCTAAATTTTGCACAACGGCAGCGGAAAACATCGTGGGGAGAAATGCATACGCTTCCTCGGAAAGCGTGTTGCTTGTCAACGAAACGATATTTTGGCTTGTTTCAGCAAGGATTTTTGCGCTTGCATCCCAAACCGCGTTAGCAAGATTGATACTTAGCGAAATGCAGGCGACAATTGCCACTTGCAGCAAAGAAAGCCCTTTAAGAACTGGAACGGTCAACGCGAATGCAGACGCATGGCGCACCGGAACCCATAAGCTGTTATATGTGCCACCACCCAACTTTTTGCCTTCATGCGCTGTAGAAACAGAGAAAATGCCCCACATATAAAGAATTAGCGCTGACAAACACGTCAATGCAGCTAAATTGAGCGTTGCGAGAACAGAAACGATCAATCCGGCATACGGATTTGTCCAGTTTGCCAAATCTTCAATGTCGCCCGCGACATTGGTCAAAACATCGCCGAGGAGGTTTTTGAGCATTGCCGCGCTCAAATCCGACTTTTTCTCAATTTCCACGTGCGAGGGAAGGTCAATTTGCACGTCTGCCGCTGCCGCCTGCGTGCTGGCGCACAAAAGCAGCGCCAGCACAATGAAGAAGGTTTTCATGTCTAGGAGTCCTCTATATGTAGATGTCGGCTAGACGCCGGCTTTGACGAAATTTGCGACGACGTAGAAAAGGAGCGCAACTCCCGCGCCTGTTGCCACAAGCCGTATTGTCAGTATACCCCATTTTCCCGTTGACGTGCGAAACGCATCAACATACGTCAGCAATGCAATTTTGAGATGATCGAGAAAATTAGGCTCTCGTTCGCCCGCCAATTGTCGTTTGTAGATTTCCGATAATCCTTCCAAGCTGCCGTATTTTGCTTCGTATTCCGCCTGTTCTTGTTTCGCATCCGAAACAATCGCTTTGATGCGTTTCAAAATAATCCATCCAAAATATGCGGCGATAACGGCAATGGCAGCGTATTGGGCCAGGAATCGTTCGATTGTGTGCGCGGTATCCATTTTGTTTAGCTCCTATATAATGTTGTCTAGTTTTACGCTTCGGCGTCGGAATCGGCCGCGTCGGCTTCGGGCGTGGGCACAGTCGTGGAAAATTCAAGCTCGACGTCAGGAACGGTTCCAATATCAAGCCGGCCTTTCCATTCCGTTTCGTTGAACGCTAAACAGGCGATAGATAGGCCCCTTTCAAGCACGTCCACGAGTTTTTCAAACTTCCCCGCGAATTCCTTTGGCACCGAAATTTGAACGGTTTTGGGGTCGCGTTTGGGCCTGTCCTTGTTCAAAATCGCTTGGACGTAATAGACGAATGTTTTTGTGCTAATTTGCAATTCAAGCCGCTTTTGGAAGGCTCTGTGAATGGCTTCGTATCCGACACCAGATTCTTTTAGCTCCAAAATCTTGTCGATTTTCTGTTCGATAACTTGCTTATCGGACAGTTCAATCTTGACGTGGGACTTTTTCAATTCGTCCAGATCCTTGTCTATTGCTGCCATCGCCTCCGCATCGCGCGAAACAGTGATTTTATGTGCGCGTTTCCGCTTCGGGGTCTTTTTGGCCTTGGTTTCGGTTTTGTTTTCAGTAGAGGTTGTTTCGGAAAAAACGGAGACATTTTTGGGATCGGCAACAGGACTTGAGTCGGAATTTTTCAATTCCGGTTTTTGGGAAGTCGTCGGCTGGGAATTCATCGCTTTTACCTCGCTTTTGGTGGTTTGTGTGTGAATATCATCGTGTTCGGTGGTAACAGTAGGATTTGCATCAACGCTGTGTAACATTGTTTTTGTCTCTTGTTTGCCACCACTAGGTGGGTTGTAGGTTTTTTGTGGTGTAGTGTGGACCTCTGTAGTAGAGGCATAGTAACACTGCTGACCGGGCTGTCAACGGCCACCCAACCACTTTCGTACTTTGTGAATTTAATTTTTTGACCAGTATAACGTCGAAATCGGTTGACGGGCCAGGGCGGTATGATAAGGATAAGACGAATTCAGGTGAAGAGGCAGGATTGCCCAGGG
It contains:
- a CDS encoding phage tail protein; the encoded protein is MPRIIATLAVLLSIVAAIPAFAQSQYQQNPLQIGVIIHSTDPRMLPGGMEGWLLCDGRPVPAEFPELIAIIGETLPNLPAIDMTAYGGSGLSYAYINATPLIPLAQKQSNT
- a CDS encoding DotA/TraY family protein, whose protein sequence is MKTFFIVLALLLCASTQAAAADVQIDLPSHVEIEKKSDLSAAMLKNLLGDVLTNVAGDIEDLANWTNPYAGLIVSVLATLNLAALTCLSALILYMWGIFSVSTAHEGKKLGGGTYNSLWVPVRHASAFALTVPVLKGLSLLQVAIVACISLSINLANAVWDASAKILAETSQNIVSLTSNTLSEEAYAFLPTMFSAAVVQNLDELQRSSYWETTPETSETIIRASKYYVVEKKDNRISLYARSIQGTDKGMLGSVSYAYPAGDDEKSSLQRQIADARIAAAETLWEGMRGIASQYIESDNALASIVKITRGSTSAKNYKDLIKEYVTNVTETTKEAASAYLSNNADWQAKVKKALDFDGTTTKKGWFGAGLYNFSVASLQRDADDLLLVHPEFSVIDNSAVKKVLSPAGWQVWTGIANAGWSPAAIAAFVNSAGYFSSKILENYSYTASVQADGKGGGLQGWIEKIASKLVMSNDMAGGDIGDVGILAGVLRQFESKDPFVVIAAMGNRLISAGYAAFGTAGLSGVASLIVGFADKIPGANGILGVSSMITSAAFVIGAALVTCGVVLAYICPITPFLYWIRALVTWIFLVVESLVAAPFWACIHALPKGEGFAGEAARKGYLLLIDIVIRPVLLVLGTVFAIAVVRVCGHMYYVLFSAWFVSNGEFIKMGLTANLVYTVVVIASMYGLIVLVFTKGIGYLPSQMSKWIGSAQSGGLGDENDMHQQSGRAVAMFGGHVTSLGNMAANRLGTGPRPQLPKEPGKEDKTGSKKGEIGPGMAQLPAGGPKNGGGGGGAAAKPASPSRPGAAGEGIMGNAGLGEAQGQGQGLGQGGGAKPAGTATSPAPAAGGDLGQGIADAGSAAASGQDQGQGQGQGMAGGKSRAAFENLLGPGLAGLDKKNS